The stretch of DNA ATTTAGTCTTCATGTTTTTTTACTTTTAAATTCTGATTGATTTTTCCGGAAGAACCGGAGAGAGCACCAACCTGTCGACAGAAGGCTTGTAGCTGTTAATATGACTCCGCGAAAGTATATCAACCGTTACATTAGATATTACGGAGCTAAAAAGTTAAATGCTACAGTTGGTATGAAAAAAATTAAAAGCCACGATGATTTAATGGCTCAGGAAGACATAAAAAAGGTCAGCCTTATCAGCTGACCTCAAATTTAGTTATATAAAGTGTATTGAAATTGGGTTCAAAGAATAATCTACATATTTTTAAGCTCACTTACCAGTTGTTGTAGCACCGCTTTTGCATCGCCGAACAACATAGAGGTTTTAGGCTGGAAGAACAAAGCATTTTCGATTCCGGCATAGCCAGGTTTCATACTTCTCTTATTGACTACCACAAGCTTGGCATCTTCAACCTCAAGGATAGGCATGCCATAAATAGGTGATGATGGATCTTTTTTGGCCGCAGGGTTTACGACATCGTTCGCTCCCAACACCAAAACAACATCAGTGGTCTTAAACTCCTCATTAGCCTGTTCCATTTCCATCAACTTATCGTATTCAACATCTGCTTCAGCAAGCAATACATTCATATGCCCTGGCATACGGCCAGCTACTGGGTGTATCGCATAAACCACATTTACTCCTCTTGATACTAATGTTCGTTCCAATTCATGGCAAACGTGTTGAGCCTGAGCTACTGCTAAACCATATCCCGGAACAATGATCACTTTTTGAGCATAGTTCATTGCAACGGCAGTATCACTAATACTTATTTCCTTATAAGTACCACCAACTTCACTATTTCCATTGGAAGTTTTCTTTGCACCAAAAGAACCGATTAATACATTTTTAAGGCTTCGGTTCATGGCCTTACACATCAAAATTGTTAACAAAGTTCCCGCCGCACCTACTAAGATCCCTCCGGTAAGCATTACCTTGTTATCATATAAAAAACCACCACACGCAGCCGCTATCCCGGTAAATGAGTTCAGCAATGATATTACTACTGGCATATCAGCTCCACCTATTGGCAAAACAAATAGCATCCCATAGATAAATGCCAGAGCAAGTAAAACATAGAACAAGTAAAAATTGGAAGCGTTTAGATTAAAAATCAGATAAATGCATAAAGTGAAAATCACCAGCAACAACCCAATATTAACAAAGTGCTGACCATTAAATGAATAATCTTTTAACCGACCATTAAGTTTCGCCCAAGCTATTACACTCCCGGTAAAGGAAACAGATCCGATAATCAGCCCTAAGAAAATGATTAATAACAGTCCGTGTGGGACCTGCGTTGTCTGTTCTGAAACAGAGAATAATGTATGTTTTAAATGATCAAACTCAATTATTGAAATAAGAGCAGCACAGGCACCTCCTACGCCATTGAATAAACTAACCATTTCGGGCATGGCAGTCATTTTTACTTTTTTGGCAGCCAGCATTCCAACTACACTACCTATAATAATTGCACTAAAGATCCATACGTAATTATGAAGAGGATTTCCTTCCGCATCTTTATAAAAGAAAATAGTGCCTAAGATGGCCAGCGTCATTCCAATGGCTGCTACTATATTCCCTTTTCTTGCTGTCAACGGATGTGACAGCATTTTTAAGCCCATAATAAAGTTGACAGACGCTATTATATATATAAGAACTAATATTTGCATGTTGATTTAGTTAAATTGAATTCATGATTCGGACAAAAGACAATGTTTTTTCGCATCGATAACTATTTCTTCTTTTTAAACATTTCCAGCATCCGATCCGTAACTACAAATCCGCCGACCACATTTATAGCTCCTAATACAACGGCTAAAAACCCTAACCCAAGTGCCAGGTAATTATCGGGCTCTGCTTTACCCATAACTATTATTGCACCTATTATAACCACCCCATGAATGGCATTTGCTCCGCTCATAAGAGGTGTATGTAGCACACTTGGTACTCGTCCGATCACTTCAATCCCTAAAAAGATCATCAACACTAAAATGTAGATATACTGTTCATAGGATGAAATGAATGAAAGCACTGTTTCCATATAATTTAATTGACAGATTTATTGTATAACTATTCCTCGAGCTAACACTCTTCAGAAATAATCCTTATTGTTTTTTTGATATACAGGTTGCATTAACAATATCGTCTTCAAAATTTAAAGCGATCTCCCCTTCAGGTGTTAATACCAACTGTAAGAAATTAAGAAGATTTTTGCCATAGAGCTTACTGGCATCGAAAGGCATTGTTGAAGCCAAGTTGCTATTGCCAACAATTATCACTCCTTTATGCAAAATGGTTTCTTCATTTTTAGTAACCGCTGTATTTCCACCAGTAGCAGCTGCAAGATCAATGATTACAGATCCTGTACGCATCTTATCCAGCATATCTTCAGTAATTAAAACTGGTGCTTTTTTACCTGGAATTTGGGCGGTGGTAATTACCACATCCGCCTTTTGAATGGAATTTGCAATGAGTTCCTGTTGACGTCTTTTATATTCTTCGGTTTGTTCAACTGCATAGCCTCCGGCTTTAGATGCATCAGCGGCACCGTCTACTTCTACAAATTTGCCTCCTAAACTCATCACCTCCTCTTTAACGGCAGGTCTTGTATCGAAAACCTCCACAACAGCCCCCAGCCTTCGCGCTGTGGCTATAGCCTGTAACCCAGCAACCCCTGCCCCTATTATCAGCATTTTAGCAGGAGGAATACTTCCGGCAGCAGTCATAAACATTGGGAAATAACGAGGATACAATTGAGCTGCTAGTAAAACAGCTTTATATCCGGCTATATTTGCCTGACTACTTAACACATCCATACTCTGCGCCCTGGTTGTACGCGGAATGGCATCAAGACTAAATAATGTTATTGATTTTGATTGGCATTGTTGAACCCATTCTGCATTAAACAATGGCTGAAATACGCCTGCCAGAATAGTTCCTTCTTTTATATCACCGCTTGGGATTGGGTGAATGGAAAAAATTAGGGAAGCTTTTAGTAGTGCCTCCTCCCGGCTAACTATCTCTGCCCCCTTCTGAACATAATCTTCATCGGTTGCAAAGGCATTTAATCCGGCATTGTGCTCTACCAACACCTTTATGTTTTTTTCCGTAAGTACCTCAACCTGTTCAGGTAACAAGGATACTCGTTTCTCGGTGGAAGACTCCTTCAGTATTGATACAATCATGAGATGAAATACGAAGTTTTCTTAAGATAAAAAAACGATTTATATCATAAAAGTTATTTTGAAGAAGTTTTTATTTTATTCTTTAAATAAGGCTTTAGGAGTTAATGAATTAGAAAATTTATTCCTGAATGTTTTCAATTGAAGTGCCTGGCGGCAACAAATGTTGTACGGTTTCAATGTATTCAGGTCCAGCATATTTTGGCAATCGATTTTTCCCACCAATTATCAGTATGCCAGGAAATATCAAAGGTAACAGACCGGTATTTTTCGTCAACCTCTCCGATCTTATCAGTAAAATACTTAAAATCTTCAAACTCTTTAAGAGAATTCGCATTTAAAAGCACCTCAATACCCTTTCTATCTCTCATTTCATAGTCAGCTTCCCACATTGTGGCAGAATACGGATCAACCCGAAAAGTTGGGGGCTTGAATTAAATTATTTTCTTTGCAGTTCCATGCAAGATTTTAGCGTAGCCCAATTAATACTGCCGGAGGGAATGTTAGATTATTTTCTCCTTAGCGATATAGAACAAACTGACGAGCATATTTATATTTCGTTAACCGAAAAAAACACTAAACCGGAACAGTACGGCTCTGAGCATTTGGAATCTAAAGGATTCTTTGATCCAATTAAGGTTCAAGACTTTCCATTACGGACAAAAACGGTTTATCTACTCATTAAACGAAGAAAATGGTTGAATCATAGCACAGGGAACATTGTTTACAGGGATTGGGAGCTGGTTGCCAAAGGAACCCGAATTACCAAGGAATTCGGGGCTTTTTTAAAAGCATTGGCTCGATACTCAGCCAGTCAGCGCCAATAGTGTTGGGACTTATTTCAAAGTAGATGGCAAACAACTGGAAGAACACTACCGCTGTCATCTAAGTCATTACCATAGCTGGGATCAACGGGAACATGCCCAGGACTGGATTTTATTTGAGCATAATGTGGGGCCTTGTTTGAGCATTGATGAAACAGCTCTTTCTCAGGGTGAACTTTATACGATCATTACCAATAAAGCGGCCAAGGGTCGAAAAGGAGCATTGATAGCCATGGTAAAGGGAACCAACAGTGATAAAGTCAGGGCTGTGCTGGAAAAGATTCCTGTCCGCAAGCGTAACCAGGTCATCGAGGTGACCTTGGACATGGCTGCCAGCATGGAAAAGATTGTCCGTTATTCTTTTCCTAAGGCCAGTCTGGTAACAGATCGGTTTCATGTTCAGAAATTAGCTTACGATGCCGTTCAGGAAATGCGGATTCAGTACCGGTGGGAAGCTATCGAACAGGAAAACCAAGAGATTGCTTTAAGCAGGGAACTGGGACGAAAATACATTCCTGACCTGCTTGAAAATGGAGACACTCTGAAACAATTACTGGCCCGCAGTAGATACCTGCTATTTAAAACACGTTCCTCTTGGACTCCCTCTCAGGAACATCGTGCAGAACTGTTGTTTAAGTACTATCCGCTATTGGAACAAGCCTATGAGTTGTCCATGCAGTTGGGTAAGATCTTTCATTCCACTAAAGATAAAGGCATTGCTTTTACGCGACTAGCCCGATGGTATGACCAAGTGGAAAAAGCCGGATTTAAATCCTTTAATGTGGTGGCCCGGTCTATTCAGGCTCACTACCTGACCATCCTGAATTACTTCGATAACAGGAGCACCAATGCCGCTGCCGAATCTTTTAATGCCAAGATAAAGGCATTCAGATCTGCTTTCAGAGGTGTAAAGAATGTCAGTTACTTTCTTTTCAGGGAACAGGAACAAAAGTTGTGGAGTTTAGGCTAAAAGCTGATTTTTGTGGATCAAAAAAAGAATAATGCACGATTCCTTTCAAGCCCTTCTTCACTTGGTTATTCCCGAAGGTGTTTCAGATTATTTCAAACTGGTTGACCATAAAACGCAGGCCAACTCCATTCATATTTACCTGGAAGAACTCAATAGTATTCCCCTGGAGTACCAGTCCAACCGGCTGCAATCCAAAGGTTTTTTCGATGAAGTGATTTTACAGGATTTTCCCCTCCGTGGCCGGGAGGTGTTCTTGCACGTGAAGCGTCGCCGATGGCTGAATTTAGATAGCAATAAAGTGGTTTTCCGTAACTGGGAGGTAGTGGCCAAGGGAACGCGAATCACCCAGGATTTTGCCGCTTTTTTAAAAGCTATCAGCCGATACCAAGGCACATAGCCTGCAAACGATCGGTTCATTTTATGGTGTTAACGGAAAGAAACTACAGCGCTATTATCGGGATAAACTCAGTGACTACTCCCTTTGGGAACACAAAGAGAATGCTCGCAAGGGACTTGTTTTTGAACAGAATATGGGACCTTTTCTATCGATTGATGAAACCTCGCTGTCTCACGGAGAACTCTATACGGTGGTGACCAACAAGCAAGCAAAAGGGAAGGCAGGAACTTTAGTGGCCATTATGGAAGGCACCAAGTCGGAAACGATCATCCCTTTGCTGCAAAAGCTATCGCTGAAACAACGCAATAAGGTACAGGAAATAACCCTGGACCTGGCGGGCAACATGAGCCTGATTGCCAAGAAGTGTTTTCCCAATGCCACCCGGGTGATCGATCGGTTTCATGTGCAGCAGTTGGCCACAGAAGCCTTGCAGGAGATAAGAATTAAATACCGCTGGCAAGCAATCGATGCAGAAAATCAAGCAATAGAAGATGCTAAAACAGCCCAAGTAACCTACTGCCCTCCGGTTCTCTCCAATGGAGATACGCTCAAGCAGCTGCTGGCCAGAAGCAGGTACCTCTTGTATAAAAAAGAGGATAACTGGACTGCCGAACAGGCCCAGAGGGCCGGCCTGTTATTTGAAAAATACCCCGATCTAAGAAAAGCCTATGAACTCACTCAAAAACTATCCTGGATCTTTAGTACTACCACAGATAAATTATATGCTTTTGCAAGATTGGCCAAATGGAACGAACTGGTGGAACAATCGGGATTCAAGTCTTTCAATACCCTCTCCAGAACAATTATTAATCACCATCAACACATTCTTAACTACTTTGATAACAAAAGCACCAATGCTTCTGCCGAATCGTTCAATGCCAAGATCAAAGCGTTCAGAGCTCAATACAGGGGTGTGGGAAATGTGAATTTTTTCCTTTTCAGGCTGGCTAAATTATATGCTTAGTCCACAGATTTTGGACCTGATCCCTTTTCAGACTTTCTAATATCTATGCTTAAGCCCCCAACTTTTCGGGTTGATCCATAATTTATCAATCTGTGGAAATATTATCTGAAGGTATAACAAACAAAAAAAGGAAACAATTTTATAATTGTTTCCTTTTTTTGTTTTTGGTAGCGGGAACCAGACTCGAACTGATGACCTTCGGGTTATGAGCCCGACGAGCTACCAACTGCTCCATCCCGCACTGTATTGTATTGAAAAGATTTGCTTGGTCATAACTCCTTTCGGTAAAGAAATGCAAATCTAAAAATTAAAGGCCGACGACTTGTCGACCTTTGATCTTTGGTAGCGGGGACCAGACTCGAACTGATGACCTTCGGGTTATGAGCCCGACGAGCTACCAACTGCTCCACCCCGCACTATTTTTATTTCAGGGATTTTCTATTTGCGATCATAACTCGCTATCCCCTTTTGGGACTGCAAAGATAGGAATGATTATTTAATCACCAAAAATTATTTTAAAAATATTTCAAACCGTATCTTTGCCGAAACTTTTGCTTAACTCTTTACAATTGTAACACAAATAATTGCATCGTTTTAAGCTGATCACCTTTCAGATTATATAGGCTAAAACTTCTTAAATGTAGTTTTCTATTGATCTGAACTTAAATTAACTAAATGGAACACAAAGCAGGTTTTGTAAGTATTGTAGGTAAACCAAATGCCGGCAAGTCAACCCTAATGAACATTCTGGTGGGTGAACGTATGTCGATTATTACGCATAAAGCGCAAACTACCCGTCACCGTATCATCGGAATTATCAATGACGAGGACACCCAGATCATTTTTTCTGACACTCCTGGAATGATCCAACCTAAATATGGCTTACAAAAGTCAATGATGTCGGCTGTAAATGAATCCTTTTTAGATGCCGACGTACTTTTGGTTGTAACCGACATCAATGAAAAGCATGATGAAGCTGACTTAATAGAAAAAGTAAAAAAATATGAAGGTCCGGTTGCTGTATTGATCAATAAAGTTGATCAGTCTAACCAAGAACTGGTAACTGCAAAATTCGAATACTGGCAAAAAGAATTAAATCCGGCTGCTATTATTCCTATTTCAGCATTAAAGGAATTTAATATTGATGCGATTACTTCCTTCATTCGCGCCAATTTACCTGTTCACCCTCCTTATTACGACAAAGAGGAGTTAACCGACAGAAGTGAGCGTTTCTTCGTATCTGAGATCATTCGTGAACAGATATTTAAATGTTGCGAAAAAGAAGTGCCTTATAGCTCTGAAGTTGTAATCGTTTCGTTTAAAGAAGGTGAAGATATAGATCGTATCAGTGCTGAAATTATTGTTGAACGCGAAACTCAGAAGGCTATTATTATAGGTAAAGGCGGATTGATGTTAAAGAAAATCGCTTCTGCGGCCCGTTATGATATAGAACTGTTTTTACAGAAAAAAGTATTTCTTGAGGTCTTTGTTAAAGTGCTGGACGACTGGCGCAATAAAGACAACTACTTAAAAAGATTCGGATACGAATCTTAATATACTGATGGATATAAATTGATCTACTGATTATAGCAGCCAAGATTGAATTATACCCATCCTATTGTTGAACTATAAAGTTCAGAACTGTTAAATTTAATGAATTAGCAATAAGAGAATTGCTGATTGAACACCTGAT from Solitalea canadensis DSM 3403 encodes:
- a CDS encoding NAD(P)(+) transhydrogenase (Re/Si-specific) subunit beta, which encodes MQILVLIYIIASVNFIMGLKMLSHPLTARKGNIVAAIGMTLAILGTIFFYKDAEGNPLHNYVWIFSAIIIGSVVGMLAAKKVKMTAMPEMVSLFNGVGGACAALISIIEFDHLKHTLFSVSEQTTQVPHGLLLIIFLGLIIGSVSFTGSVIAWAKLNGRLKDYSFNGQHFVNIGLLLVIFTLCIYLIFNLNASNFYLFYVLLALAFIYGMLFVLPIGGADMPVVISLLNSFTGIAAACGGFLYDNKVMLTGGILVGAAGTLLTILMCKAMNRSLKNVLIGSFGAKKTSNGNSEVGGTYKEISISDTAVAMNYAQKVIIVPGYGLAVAQAQHVCHELERTLVSRGVNVVYAIHPVAGRMPGHMNVLLAEADVEYDKLMEMEQANEEFKTTDVVLVLGANDVVNPAAKKDPSSPIYGMPILEVEDAKLVVVNKRSMKPGYAGIENALFFQPKTSMLFGDAKAVLQQLVSELKNM
- a CDS encoding NAD(P) transhydrogenase subunit alpha yields the protein METVLSFISSYEQYIYILVLMIFLGIEVIGRVPSVLHTPLMSGANAIHGVVIIGAIIVMGKAEPDNYLALGLGFLAVVLGAINVVGGFVVTDRMLEMFKKKK
- a CDS encoding NAD(P) transhydrogenase subunit alpha, which translates into the protein MIVSILKESSTEKRVSLLPEQVEVLTEKNIKVLVEHNAGLNAFATDEDYVQKGAEIVSREEALLKASLIFSIHPIPSGDIKEGTILAGVFQPLFNAEWVQQCQSKSITLFSLDAIPRTTRAQSMDVLSSQANIAGYKAVLLAAQLYPRYFPMFMTAAGSIPPAKMLIIGAGVAGLQAIATARRLGAVVEVFDTRPAVKEEVMSLGGKFVEVDGAADASKAGGYAVEQTEEYKRRQQELIANSIQKADVVITTAQIPGKKAPVLITEDMLDKMRTGSVIIDLAAATGGNTAVTKNEETILHKGVIIVGNSNLASTMPFDASKLYGKNLLNFLQLVLTPEGEIALNFEDDIVNATCISKKQ
- a CDS encoding ISAon1 family transposase N-terminal region protein, producing the protein MQDFSVAQLILPEGMLDYFLLSDIEQTDEHIYISLTEKNTKPEQYGSEHLESKGFFDPIKVQDFPLRTKTVYLLIKRRKWLNHSTGNIVYRDWELVAKGTRITKEFGAFLKALARYSASQRQ
- a CDS encoding ISAon1 family transposase N-terminal region protein, producing MHDSFQALLHLVIPEGVSDYFKLVDHKTQANSIHIYLEELNSIPLEYQSNRLQSKGFFDEVILQDFPLRGREVFLHVKRRRWLNLDSNKVVFRNWEVVAKGTRITQDFAAFLKAISRYQGT
- a CDS encoding ISAon1 family transposase; its protein translation is MGSFYGVNGKKLQRYYRDKLSDYSLWEHKENARKGLVFEQNMGPFLSIDETSLSHGELYTVVTNKQAKGKAGTLVAIMEGTKSETIIPLLQKLSLKQRNKVQEITLDLAGNMSLIAKKCFPNATRVIDRFHVQQLATEALQEIRIKYRWQAIDAENQAIEDAKTAQVTYCPPVLSNGDTLKQLLARSRYLLYKKEDNWTAEQAQRAGLLFEKYPDLRKAYELTQKLSWIFSTTTDKLYAFARLAKWNELVEQSGFKSFNTLSRTIINHHQHILNYFDNKSTNASAESFNAKIKAFRAQYRGVGNVNFFLFRLAKLYA
- the era gene encoding GTPase Era, encoding MEHKAGFVSIVGKPNAGKSTLMNILVGERMSIITHKAQTTRHRIIGIINDEDTQIIFSDTPGMIQPKYGLQKSMMSAVNESFLDADVLLVVTDINEKHDEADLIEKVKKYEGPVAVLINKVDQSNQELVTAKFEYWQKELNPAAIIPISALKEFNIDAITSFIRANLPVHPPYYDKEELTDRSERFFVSEIIREQIFKCCEKEVPYSSEVVIVSFKEGEDIDRISAEIIVERETQKAIIIGKGGLMLKKIASAARYDIELFLQKKVFLEVFVKVLDDWRNKDNYLKRFGYES